Proteins from one Burkholderia sp. genomic window:
- the ccsA gene encoding cytochrome c biogenesis protein CcsA — MTIVLYTLTALLYGGLSVVGWRAHRSGLAQPLVASVPVVLRETRLLSAASGVSGTSRAVLFTALVSHGVLLHATIFPNDAMLFGFAFALSAMFWLGVGIYWIESFFFPLDSLRLLVLPLACAASLLPLGFGGVRVLPYAAAPLFKMHFLIANIAYGLFTIAALHAVLMLMVERHLQALRQEGSRIESSGFLADWLETLPPLLTLEKLLFRLLDAGFVLLTLTLASGILFSEQVDARALRFDHKTVFAILSWFMFCGILVARRLSGWRGRGAACWVLASFGALLFAYVGSRFVLEVLLHRAVV, encoded by the coding sequence ATGACTATTGTACTGTATACCCTTACCGCGCTCCTGTATGGAGGCCTGTCCGTTGTGGGATGGCGTGCGCATCGTTCCGGCCTGGCGCAGCCGCTCGTCGCAAGCGTGCCGGTCGTGCTGCGTGAGACGCGTCTGTTGTCCGCTGCGTCCGGGGTGAGCGGCACCAGTCGCGCGGTGCTGTTCACAGCCCTAGTCTCGCACGGCGTACTGCTCCATGCCACCATTTTCCCGAACGACGCAATGCTGTTCGGCTTCGCGTTCGCGCTCTCGGCTATGTTTTGGCTCGGTGTCGGCATCTACTGGATCGAGAGCTTTTTCTTCCCGCTCGACAGCCTGCGCCTCTTGGTGTTACCGCTGGCCTGCGCGGCCTCGCTGTTGCCACTCGGCTTTGGCGGCGTTCGCGTGCTGCCCTATGCGGCCGCGCCATTATTTAAAATGCACTTCCTGATCGCCAACATTGCCTACGGATTGTTCACGATCGCGGCCCTGCACGCGGTGCTGATGCTGATGGTGGAGCGGCACCTGCAGGCGTTGCGCCAGGAGGGTAGCCGGATCGAGTCGTCAGGTTTCCTGGCCGACTGGCTGGAGACGCTGCCGCCCCTGCTCACGCTCGAGAAGCTGCTGTTCCGCCTGCTCGACGCTGGCTTCGTCTTGCTCACGCTGACGCTCGCCTCGGGCATCCTGTTCAGCGAGCAGGTCGACGCGCGCGCTCTGCGTTTCGACCACAAGACGGTGTTCGCGATCCTCTCGTGGTTCATGTTTTGCGGTATCCTGGTCGCGCGTCGGCTGTCCGGCTGGCGCGGACGGGGTGCCGCGTGCTGGGTGCTCGCCTCGTTCGGCGCGCTGCTGTTCGCCTATGTCGGCAGCCGCTTCGTGCTCGAAGTGCTGCTGCACCGTGCTGTGGTCTGA
- the trpB gene encoding tryptophan synthase subunit beta, whose translation MYNLPDDRGHFGPYGGVFVAETLVHVLDELREAYARFRDDPEFVAEYNRELKHFVGRPSPIYYAQRWSELLGGAQLYLKREDLNHTGAHKINNVIGQALLARRMGKKRVIAETGAGQHGVATATICARFGMECIVYMGAEDVRRQAANVYRMKLLGATVVPVESGSRTLKDALNEAMRDWVTNIEITFYIIGTVAGPHPYPMLVRDFQRVIGDECKVQMPEMVGRQPDAVIACVGGGSNAMGIFYPYIDDTNVQLIGVEAAGDGLDTGRHAASLTGGSPGVLHGNRTYLLQDEDGQIIETHSVSAGLDYPGVGPEHAWLKDSGRAQYVPLTDEEALKAFHECCRIEGIIPALESSHAIAYGTKLATTLSKDRILLINLSGRGDKDMHIVAERGSVVP comes from the coding sequence ATGTACAATCTTCCTGATGATCGCGGCCACTTTGGCCCGTATGGCGGCGTTTTCGTCGCAGAAACACTGGTCCACGTCCTCGACGAGCTGCGCGAGGCCTACGCCCGATTTCGAGACGATCCCGAGTTTGTCGCTGAGTACAACCGCGAACTCAAGCACTTTGTTGGTCGTCCCTCGCCGATCTATTACGCGCAGCGCTGGAGCGAACTGCTCGGTGGTGCGCAGCTGTACCTGAAGCGCGAAGACCTGAACCACACCGGCGCGCACAAGATCAACAACGTGATCGGCCAGGCGCTGCTGGCCCGCCGGATGGGCAAGAAGCGCGTGATCGCCGAGACCGGCGCGGGCCAGCACGGCGTGGCTACCGCCACCATCTGCGCGCGCTTCGGCATGGAATGCATCGTCTACATGGGCGCCGAGGACGTGCGCCGTCAGGCCGCCAACGTCTACCGCATGAAGCTGCTCGGCGCGACCGTGGTGCCGGTCGAATCGGGCTCGCGCACACTCAAGGATGCGCTCAACGAGGCGATGCGCGACTGGGTCACCAACATCGAGATCACCTTTTACATCATTGGCACGGTAGCTGGTCCGCATCCGTATCCGATGCTGGTGCGCGACTTCCAGCGCGTGATTGGCGACGAGTGCAAGGTGCAGATGCCCGAGATGGTGGGGCGCCAGCCCGACGCGGTGATCGCCTGCGTGGGCGGCGGCTCGAACGCGATGGGGATCTTCTACCCTTACATCGACGATACGAACGTCCAGCTAATCGGCGTCGAGGCAGCCGGTGATGGGCTCGACACGGGCCGGCACGCTGCCTCGCTGACGGGCGGCAGTCCTGGCGTACTACACGGCAATCGCACCTACCTGCTGCAGGACGAAGACGGCCAAATCATCGAGACGCATTCAGTATCGGCCGGACTCGACTATCCCGGCGTCGGTCCCGAGCACGCCTGGCTCAAGGACAGCGGTCGCGCGCAATACGTGCCACTCACCGACGAGGAAGCGCTGAAGGCCTTCCACGAATGCTGCCGGATCGAAGGCATCATCCCGGCACTCGAGTCGAGCCACGCAATCGCCTACGGCACCAAGCTGGCCACCACTCTGTCGAAGGACCGCATCCTGCTGATTAATCTGTCGGGCCGCGGCGACAAGGACATGCATATCGTCGCGGAACGCGGCAGCGTTGTTCCATAA
- the ffh gene encoding signal recognition particle protein, which translates to MLDNLTQRMAHFVKTLRGEARLTEANMQEMLREVRLALLEADVALPVVRAFIAKVKEKALGEEVLGSLSPGQALVAVVQKELTAVIGGNYEGKTAELNLAVTPPAIILIVGLQGAGKTTTVGKLAKLLRDKQKKKVLTVSCDVYRPAAIAQLQTVSAQIGTDFFASTPNQKPIEIAHAALDWSKRHYHDVLIVDTAGYLGIDEAMMQEIAALHAAINPVETLFVVDAMLGQDAINTAKAFNDALPLTGVVLTKLDGDSRGGAALSVRHITGKPIKFVGVAEKLDGFEVFHPGRMANRILGMGDIFALVEEAQRGVDMKAAQKLADKVKKGGDFDLNDFRAQILQMKNMGGLSSLMDKLPAQFQQAAVGVNMDQAEKQIRRMEGIINSMTPAERAKPELIKATRKRRIADGTGVPVQEVNRMLNQYNQMRTMMKKLRGGNIQKMMRSLKGMMPGLR; encoded by the coding sequence ATGCTCGACAATCTCACCCAACGGATGGCGCACTTCGTCAAAACGCTTCGCGGCGAAGCCCGCCTCACCGAAGCGAACATGCAGGAAATGCTGCGCGAGGTCCGGCTCGCGCTGCTCGAGGCCGATGTTGCGCTACCCGTGGTCCGCGCATTCATCGCTAAGGTCAAGGAGAAGGCGCTCGGTGAGGAAGTGCTCGGCAGCCTGTCGCCAGGCCAGGCACTGGTCGCCGTGGTGCAGAAAGAGCTGACCGCCGTGATCGGCGGCAACTACGAGGGCAAGACCGCTGAGCTGAATCTGGCCGTCACGCCGCCTGCTATCATCCTAATAGTGGGCCTGCAGGGCGCGGGAAAGACCACTACGGTCGGCAAGCTCGCCAAGCTGCTGCGTGACAAGCAGAAGAAGAAAGTGCTGACAGTGTCCTGCGACGTCTACCGTCCCGCCGCGATCGCCCAACTCCAAACGGTGAGCGCACAGATCGGCACCGACTTTTTCGCCTCCACGCCGAACCAGAAGCCGATCGAGATTGCCCATGCCGCGCTCGACTGGTCTAAGCGCCACTACCACGACGTGCTGATCGTCGATACGGCCGGCTACCTCGGTATCGATGAGGCGATGATGCAGGAAATCGCCGCGCTACACGCCGCGATTAACCCGGTCGAGACGTTGTTCGTGGTCGATGCAATGCTGGGCCAGGATGCCATCAACACCGCCAAGGCTTTCAACGACGCCCTGCCGCTCACCGGCGTGGTACTCACCAAGCTTGACGGAGATTCGCGCGGCGGCGCAGCGTTGTCGGTGCGTCACATCACCGGAAAGCCGATCAAGTTTGTCGGCGTGGCCGAGAAGCTCGACGGCTTCGAGGTGTTTCACCCGGGCCGAATGGCGAACCGAATTCTCGGCATGGGCGATATCTTCGCCCTGGTCGAAGAGGCGCAGCGCGGCGTCGACATGAAAGCTGCGCAGAAGCTCGCCGACAAGGTCAAGAAAGGCGGCGATTTTGACCTCAACGATTTCCGCGCGCAAATTTTGCAAATGAAGAATATGGGCGGGCTGTCATCCCTGATGGACAAGCTGCCGGCGCAGTTCCAGCAGGCCGCGGTCGGCGTCAACATGGACCAGGCCGAGAAGCAGATCCGCCGCATGGAGGGTATCATCAACTCGATGACGCCGGCTGAGCGCGCTAAGCCCGAGCTGATCAAGGCCACCCGCAAGCGTCGTATCGCCGACGGCACCGGCGTACCTGTGCAGGAGGTCAACCGGATGCTGAACCAATACAACCAGATGCGCACCATGATGAAGAAGCTCAGGGGTGGCAACATACAGAAGATGATGCGCAGCCTAAAGGGTATGATGCCGGGCCTGCGCTGA
- a CDS encoding phage holin family protein, with the protein MTVILTWIINAIALLLIAYLVPSIYIKSFWTALLIAVVLGLINTIIRPALILLTLPVTIVTLGLFILVVNAFCFWFASSLLKGFEVSGFWSACFGSILYSIVSWLMSALILG; encoded by the coding sequence ATGACCGTTATCCTGACCTGGATCATCAATGCCATCGCGCTGCTGCTCATCGCCTACCTGGTGCCCTCGATCTACATCAAGAGCTTCTGGACGGCGCTCCTCATCGCGGTCGTGCTCGGCCTGATCAACACCATCATCCGACCAGCGCTGATTCTACTGACCCTGCCTGTGACGATCGTCACGCTCGGCCTATTCATCCTGGTGGTCAATGCGTTCTGCTTCTGGTTCGCTTCCTCGCTGCTCAAGGGCTTCGAGGTATCGGGATTCTGGTCGGCCTGCTTCGGGTCGATCCTGTACAGCATCGTGTCGTGGCTTATGTCTGCCCTGATTTTAGGCTAG
- the lysS gene encoding lysine--tRNA ligase, translating to MTELTQPQQAAPATDENQTMAERREKLRSLREQGIAYPNDFQPTHHASNLQLDYAESDKEALEAKPLEVRLAGRMMLKRVMGKASFATVQDGSGQIQFFVTPANAGSETYDAFKKWDLGDIVAARGVLCRTNMGELSVKCTELRLLAKALRPLPDKFHGLADQEMRYRQRYIDLIVTPETRNIFRARIKAIASIRKFMTDKDFMEVETPMLHPIPGGATAKPFVTHHNALDVEMFLRIAPELYLKRLVVGGFERVFEINRNFRNEGVSPRHNPEFTMMEFYAAYTDYRWIMDLTEQVIRQAAVDALGTTTIQYQGRALDFAKPFHRLTIKQAIEKYAPDYSDAQLADVAFLRTELKRFGVDVRQPAFLNAGLGALQLAVFEETTEVQLWEPTFILDYPVEVSPLARESSVIPGVAERFELFMTGREIANGFSELNDPENQAARFKKQVDQKDAGDEEAMYFDADYIRALEYGMPPTAGCGIGIDRLVMLLTDSQTIRDVLLFPHLRREG from the coding sequence ATGACCGAACTGACCCAACCGCAGCAAGCCGCGCCCGCGACTGACGAAAACCAGACCATGGCCGAGCGCCGCGAAAAGCTGCGCTCGCTGCGCGAGCAGGGCATCGCCTACCCGAACGACTTCCAGCCGACGCACCACGCTTCCAACCTGCAGTTGGACTACGCTGAGAGCGACAAGGAAGCGCTCGAGGCCAAGCCGCTCGAGGTCAGGCTCGCCGGTCGGATGATGCTCAAGCGCGTGATGGGCAAGGCCAGCTTTGCGACGGTCCAAGATGGTTCTGGCCAGATCCAGTTCTTTGTCACGCCAGCCAACGCCGGTTCCGAGACCTACGACGCGTTTAAAAAGTGGGACCTGGGCGACATCGTCGCTGCGCGCGGCGTGCTGTGCCGCACTAACATGGGCGAGCTGTCTGTCAAGTGTACTGAGCTGCGCCTGCTAGCTAAGGCGCTGCGCCCGCTGCCGGACAAGTTCCACGGCTTGGCCGACCAGGAAATGCGCTATCGCCAGCGTTACATCGATCTGATCGTCACGCCAGAGACGCGCAATATCTTCCGCGCCCGCATCAAGGCGATCGCATCGATTCGGAAGTTCATGACGGACAAAGACTTTATGGAAGTCGAGACACCAATGCTGCACCCGATCCCGGGCGGCGCGACGGCCAAGCCCTTCGTCACGCACCATAACGCGCTTGACGTGGAGATGTTCCTGCGCATTGCGCCCGAGCTCTATCTGAAGCGGCTTGTGGTGGGCGGCTTCGAGCGCGTGTTCGAAATCAACCGGAATTTTCGAAACGAGGGCGTCTCGCCGCGCCACAATCCGGAATTCACGATGATGGAGTTCTACGCGGCCTACACTGACTACCGCTGGATAATGGACCTCACCGAGCAGGTGATCCGCCAGGCGGCGGTCGATGCGCTCGGCACCACGACGATCCAGTACCAGGGCCGCGCGCTTGACTTCGCAAAGCCCTTTCATCGCCTCACCATCAAGCAGGCGATCGAGAAGTACGCGCCCGACTACAGTGATGCACAACTAGCCGACGTGGCCTTCCTGCGCACCGAGCTTAAGCGTTTCGGCGTCGACGTCCGCCAGCCGGCCTTCCTGAACGCCGGACTCGGTGCACTGCAGCTCGCGGTGTTTGAGGAAACCACCGAGGTGCAGCTCTGGGAGCCGACCTTCATCCTCGACTATCCGGTCGAGGTTTCGCCCTTGGCGCGCGAATCGAGTGTGATCCCCGGCGTTGCCGAGCGATTCGAGCTGTTTATGACGGGCCGCGAGATTGCCAACGGCTTCTCCGAGCTAAACGATCCGGAAAACCAGGCAGCGCGCTTCAAGAAGCAGGTCGACCAGAAAGATGCCGGCGACGAGGAAGCGATGTACTTCGATGCCGACTACATCCGCGCGCTCGAATACGGTATGCCTCCAACCGCCGGCTGCGGCATCGGCATCGACCGCCTGGTGATGCTTCTGACCGACAGCCAGACGATCCGCGACGTACTGCTGTTCCCCCACCTACGTCGAGAAGGCTGA
- the metF gene encoding methylenetetrahydrofolate reductase [NAD(P)H], translated as MKPIELSLEFFPPKTAEGIDKLRATRAQLLPLKPKFVSVTFGAGGSTQQGTLDTVLDMQKDGLSAAPHLSCIGSSKDNLRAILDQYRSHGILQIVALRGDLPSGMGEVGELRYASDLVRFIRAEHGDWFHLEVAAYPEYHPQSRSPKQDLQHFADKVKAGANSAITQYFFNADAYFRFVEDAVRLGVEVPIVPGIMPITNYSQLMRFSETCGTEVPRWIARRLESFGDDRESICAFGADVITAMCDRLIKQGVRGLHFYTLNLATPTRVVCERLGLVG; from the coding sequence ATGAAACCGATCGAACTCTCCCTGGAATTCTTCCCGCCGAAGACGGCGGAGGGCATCGACAAGCTGCGTGCCACGCGCGCACAGCTGTTGCCACTCAAGCCAAAGTTCGTCTCTGTGACCTTCGGCGCTGGTGGCTCGACGCAACAAGGCACACTCGACACCGTGCTCGACATGCAGAAAGATGGCCTGTCTGCAGCCCCTCACCTGTCGTGCATCGGCTCGTCGAAGGACAATCTGCGAGCGATCCTGGACCAGTACCGCTCGCACGGCATCCTCCAAATCGTGGCGCTACGCGGCGACCTGCCCTCGGGCATGGGTGAGGTCGGCGAGCTGCGTTATGCCTCCGACTTGGTACGCTTTATCCGCGCCGAGCACGGCGACTGGTTCCACCTGGAAGTGGCGGCCTACCCGGAATACCATCCACAGTCGCGTTCGCCCAAGCAGGATCTCCAGCACTTCGCCGACAAAGTGAAGGCCGGTGCGAACTCGGCGATCACGCAGTATTTCTTCAACGCAGACGCGTATTTCCGTTTCGTCGAAGATGCTGTTCGGCTCGGCGTCGAAGTACCGATCGTGCCCGGCATAATGCCGATCACGAATTACTCGCAACTGATGCGCTTCTCCGAGACGTGCGGCACCGAAGTGCCGCGTTGGATTGCGCGCAGGCTCGAGAGCTTCGGTGACGATCGCGAATCGATTTGCGCTTTCGGCGCCGACGTGATCACCGCGATGTGCGACCGGCTGATCAAGCAGGGCGTCCGGGGGCTACATTTCTACACGCTCAACCTAGCCACACCCACGCGAGTGGTGTGCGAGCGACTCGGGCTGGTAGGCTGA
- a CDS encoding dienelactone hydrolase family protein, whose amino-acid sequence MSSQWIDISTSQESFGSYLALPQGGKGPAVVIIQEIFGVNGHIRSIADQYATDGYVALAPDVFWRTQRRVELGYEGADYDQGIALLQKTDVHQAANDIAATVDALRTRPEVEGKVAGIGYCFGGRLAYLATSSGVFDATVVYYGGGIQNHLDVANHITQPIMFHYAGLDHGITPEHVEQVKAAFAGRSNAVVHLYPKADHGFNCNVRASYDQRAAALAHGRTLQFLAENL is encoded by the coding sequence ATGAGTTCGCAATGGATCGACATTTCCACCAGCCAGGAATCGTTTGGCAGCTACCTCGCGCTGCCCCAGGGCGGTAAGGGTCCGGCCGTGGTCATCATTCAAGAGATCTTTGGCGTGAACGGTCATATCCGTTCGATCGCCGACCAATATGCGACCGACGGCTATGTGGCGCTCGCTCCGGACGTGTTCTGGCGCACCCAACGGCGTGTCGAGCTCGGTTATGAAGGTGCCGACTACGACCAGGGCATCGCGCTGCTGCAGAAGACCGACGTGCACCAGGCCGCGAACGACATCGCCGCGACGGTCGACGCGCTGCGCACGCGTCCTGAGGTCGAGGGTAAAGTGGCCGGGATCGGCTACTGCTTCGGCGGTCGACTCGCCTACCTGGCGACCTCCTCTGGCGTATTCGACGCGACCGTGGTTTATTACGGCGGCGGCATCCAGAACCACCTGGATGTCGCTAATCACATTACCCAGCCAATCATGTTCCACTATGCCGGGCTTGATCATGGCATCACGCCCGAGCACGTCGAGCAAGTGAAGGCTGCCTTCGCGGGCCGTTCGAACGCCGTCGTGCATCTCTACCCCAAGGCTGACCACGGCTTCAACTGTAACGTGCGCGCCTCCTACGACCAGCGCGCCGCCGCGCTCGCGCACGGTCGCACTCTGCAGTTTCTCGCCGAGAACCTGTAA
- the ahcY gene encoding adenosylhomocysteinase gives MNAVIDSQTSQDYLVADLALATWGRKELTIAETEMPGLMQIRDEYKAAQPLKGARIAGSLHMTIQTGVLIETLKALGADVRWASCNIFSTQDHAAAAIVEAGTPVFAYKGETLDEYWEYSHRIFEWPNGKFANMILDDGGDATLLLILGSQAEKDRSVISKSTNEEEVALYKSIAAHLDIDPQWYSKRLSHIKGVTEETTTGVHRLYQMEKDGRLPFPAFNVNDSVTKSKFDNLYGCRESLVDGIKRATDVMIAGKSAVVAGYGDVGKGCAQSLRGLGATVWVTEIDPICALQAAMEGYRVVTMEYAADKGDIFVTATGNFHVINHDHMKAMRHNAIVCNIGHFDSEIDIASMRQYQWENIKPQVDHIIFPDGKRVILLAEGRLVNLGCATGHPSFVMSNSFANQTLAQIELFVRGEQYENKVYVLPKHLDEKVARLHLARIGANLTVLSTEQAFYIGVSREGPFKPNHYRY, from the coding sequence ATGAACGCCGTGATCGACTCGCAAACCTCGCAAGACTACCTCGTCGCCGACCTGGCACTGGCTACCTGGGGTCGCAAGGAATTAACCATCGCCGAGACCGAAATGCCCGGCCTGATGCAGATCCGCGACGAATACAAGGCAGCACAGCCGCTCAAGGGCGCCCGCATCGCCGGCTCGCTGCACATGACGATCCAGACGGGCGTGCTGATCGAGACGCTCAAGGCACTCGGCGCCGACGTGCGCTGGGCCTCGTGCAACATCTTCTCGACCCAGGACCACGCGGCCGCCGCGATCGTCGAAGCCGGCACGCCGGTGTTCGCCTATAAGGGTGAGACGCTCGATGAATACTGGGAATACTCGCACCGCATCTTCGAATGGCCGAACGGCAAGTTCGCCAATATGATCCTCGACGATGGCGGCGACGCAACCCTGCTGCTGATCCTCGGCTCGCAGGCCGAAAAAGACCGCTCGGTGATCAGCAAGTCGACAAACGAGGAAGAAGTGGCGCTCTACAAGTCGATCGCCGCACACCTGGACATCGATCCGCAATGGTATTCGAAGCGCCTGTCCCACATCAAGGGTGTGACGGAAGAAACCACTACCGGAGTGCATCGCCTGTACCAGATGGAAAAAGACGGTCGCCTGCCGTTCCCAGCCTTCAACGTCAACGACTCGGTCACCAAGTCGAAGTTCGACAACTTGTACGGCTGCCGTGAATCGTTGGTAGACGGTATCAAGCGCGCCACCGACGTGATGATCGCCGGCAAGAGCGCCGTGGTCGCCGGCTACGGCGACGTGGGCAAGGGCTGTGCGCAGTCGCTGCGCGGCCTGGGCGCGACCGTGTGGGTCACCGAAATCGATCCGATCTGCGCCCTGCAGGCGGCGATGGAAGGCTATCGCGTGGTGACGATGGAATACGCAGCTGACAAGGGTGACATCTTCGTCACGGCGACCGGCAATTTTCACGTGATCAACCATGACCATATGAAGGCGATGCGCCACAACGCGATCGTCTGCAACATCGGCCACTTCGACTCGGAAATCGACATCGCGTCGATGCGCCAATACCAGTGGGAAAACATTAAGCCGCAGGTCGACCACATCATCTTCCCGGACGGCAAGCGCGTGATCCTGCTGGCCGAAGGCCGCCTGGTCAATCTCGGCTGCGCGACGGGCCACCCGTCTTTCGTGATGTCAAACTCGTTCGCTAACCAGACGCTCGCGCAAATCGAGTTGTTCGTGCGGGGCGAGCAGTACGAGAACAAGGTCTACGTGCTGCCAAAGCACCTCGACGAGAAAGTTGCACGCCTGCACCTGGCCCGTATTGGTGCCAACCTGACGGTGCTGTCGACCGAGCAAGCCTTTTACATTGGCGTATCACGGGAAGGTCCGTTCAAGCCGAACCACTACCGTTACTGA
- the prfB gene encoding peptide chain release factor 2 (programmed frameshift) — protein MEAERLNAIESSLEDLRQRAGELLSIFDYDAKSARLTEVNKELEDPNIWNDSKNAQALGREKKSLEGGVTTLTTLDSDLRDAQDLFQFAREENDEDTLLASEVAVVELEKRIAKIEFRRMFSNPVDPNNCFIDIQAGAGGTEACDWASMLRRQYLRYCERKGFKTEVLEESDGDVAGIKNATIKVTGDYAYGFLRTETGIHRLVRKSPFDSSGGRHTSFSSVFVYPEIDDSIEVEVNLAELRIDTYRASGGGGQHINKTDSAVRITHMPTGIVVQCQTDRSQHRNRAEAMAMLKSRLYEAEMRKRQAAQDKLELSKTDVGWGHQIRSYVLDQSRVKDLRTNVEMSNTRAVLDGDLDDFIGASLKQGV, from the exons ATGGAAGCGGAGCGTCTCAACGCGATCGAAAGCTCTCTCGAGGACCTGCGCCAGCGCGCAGGCGAACTACTGAGTATCTTTGACTACGACGCCAAGTCCGCGCGTCTAACTGAAGTCAATAAGGAACTCGAAGACCCGAACATTTGGAACGATTCGAAGAACGCCCAGGCACTTGGTCGCGAGAAAAAATCGCTGGAAGGCGGCGTGACGACGCTGACCACGCTCGACAGCGACCTGCGCGACGCGCAGGACCTATTCCAATTCGCACGCGAAGAAAACGACGAGGATACGCTACTGGCGAGCGAGGTTGCGGTCGTCGAGCTCGAGAAACGCATCGCCAAAATCGAATTCCGCCGGATGTTCTCCAACCCGGTCGACCCGAATAACTGCTTTATCGACATCCAGGCCGGTGCCGGCGGTACCGAGGCCTGCGACTGGGCCTCGATGCTGCGTCGCCAGTACCTCCGCTATTGCGAGCGCAAAGGCTTCAAGACCGAGGTGTTGGAAGAATCTGATGGCGACGTGGCCGGCATTAAAAACGCCACCATCAAGGTCACGGGCGACTACGCCTATGGCTTCCTACGCACCGAAACCGGCATCCACCGCTTGGTGCGTAAGTCGCCGTTTGATTCCTCGGGTGGACGCCACACCTCGTTCTCGTCAGTGTTCGTTTATCCGGAGATCGACGATTCGATCGAGGTCGAAGTCAACCTAGCTGAACTGCGTATTGACACCTACCGCGCTTCGGGCG GCGGGGGACAGCATATTAACAAGACCGACTCCGCAGTGCGTATCACGCACATGCCGACAGGGATCGTGGTCCAGTGCCAGACCGACCGCTCGCAGCACCGCAACCGTGCCGAAGCGATGGCGATGCTGAAGTCGCGCCTGTACGAAGCCGAAATGCGCAAGCGTCAGGCCGCGCAAGACAAGCTCGAATTGAGCAAGACAGACGTGGGCTGGGGCCACCAAATCCGCTCCTACGTACTCGACCAGAGCCGCGTAAAGGACTTGCGTACCAATGTTGAGATGAGCAATACGCGCGCCGTGCTAGATGGCGATCTTGACGATTTTATCGGTGCAAGCCTGAAACAGGGCGTCTGA
- a CDS encoding IS5 family transposase — MRKDIHKKGEPKARYRVRNWAAYNEGLISRGNVTIWIDEAVLARMPDAIPTRGRPCVYGDTLIQALLGLKTVYRLTLRALQGFTQSLRDLAFPSLPVPNYTTLCRRAKTLDVELPILRDNEPIYLVVDSTGLKVYGEGEWKVRQHGYSKRRTWRKVHLALNANTGQVHAALMTNQNVADGDALAKLLDQIPREEQIDVIGGDGAYDTKPCHAAIAARSAIPSIPPREGAAHWPADMPGAAWRNGAVDAIARDGRREWKQHSGYHRRSLAENAMYRFKTLTGHCLWARHIAAQATEVAVRGGVINRMADLARPQSVRIA; from the coding sequence ATGCGCAAGGACATACACAAGAAAGGTGAGCCGAAGGCACGCTACCGTGTCAGGAATTGGGCGGCCTATAATGAAGGCCTGATCAGCCGGGGGAACGTAACAATATGGATAGATGAAGCCGTCCTTGCCAGAATGCCCGATGCCATACCCACACGTGGTCGCCCGTGTGTATACGGCGATACGCTGATTCAGGCATTACTTGGCTTGAAGACCGTCTATCGACTGACCTTGCGCGCCCTGCAAGGTTTCACCCAAAGTCTGCGCGATTTGGCCTTCCCGAGCTTGCCGGTGCCGAATTACACCACGCTCTGTCGCCGGGCAAAAACGCTTGATGTCGAACTGCCGATCCTTCGTGACAATGAACCGATCTATCTGGTTGTCGACAGCACCGGTCTGAAGGTCTATGGAGAAGGTGAATGGAAGGTGCGCCAGCACGGCTACTCGAAGCGGCGCACGTGGCGTAAAGTCCATCTCGCGCTCAACGCGAATACAGGTCAAGTGCATGCCGCGCTAATGACGAATCAGAATGTGGCTGACGGTGACGCTCTGGCCAAGTTGCTCGACCAGATTCCACGCGAAGAACAAATCGATGTCATCGGCGGTGACGGTGCCTACGACACCAAGCCATGCCATGCGGCCATTGCTGCACGCAGTGCTATTCCTTCGATTCCGCCACGCGAGGGTGCCGCTCATTGGCCAGCGGATATGCCCGGTGCGGCGTGGCGTAATGGCGCGGTTGATGCAATTGCCCGTGACGGTCGTCGAGAATGGAAGCAACACAGTGGCTACCACCGGCGATCGCTTGCCGAGAATGCGATGTATCGGTTCAAGACCCTCACCGGCCACTGTCTCTGGGCGCGTCACATCGCCGCGCAGGCGACCGAGGTCGCCGTTCGCGGCGGCGTCATCAACCGCATGGCGGACCTCGCTCGTCCGCAATCCGTTCGTATCGCCTGA